The Pseudomonas sp. SCA2728.1_7 DNA segment CCTACGGTGAAAAAGGTGTTCGTTACCTTCCTTTTGATCAAATGGACAAACCTGAATCGGGTGCAACCGGCAACGCGAAGTCAGCCTCGCGACATTGGAAAAGAGCCTTTGCTACGGGGGCGGCTGCGGGCTCCGGCAAGTCCATGGTTCAGCAATCCGACGGCAAAATGGTCGTGGCCTTCTATCTCTATAACGATGAGTCCGAAAAGTGGCGTGGCATCGTGCTGCGACTGAACGCGGACGGCACTCGCGACAAGACGTTCAACGATCACGGATTCGCACTGATCGACTTCGATAACAGTTCCAATCATGCCTTGGGTGTTGCCGTTCAGTCAGACGGGAAGATCCTTGTCTGTGGCCGATACCATGACGATACGCCGGGACTTCAGGGTGGCTATCTAGTGCGTTTGGATGCGTTCGGGCATATCGATAGCACCTTCAACGGCGGAGAGGTTTTCAAGCTGAAAACTCGCTGGGAGGAGTTCAACGCTGTATCGGTCAGAGAAAGCGATGGCCTCATTGTTGTCGCTGGTGCCGCTGCCCCGATGGGCGTCGTTCAAGGAGCGCTGGTCGTGTTGAACGCCAATGGCAGGCCCAACCTGGTTTTTAACAAAGGGAAGCCTTTGTACTCGCCATTGCTGGAGGCGGGTGTTCACTGGAAAAACTGCGTGGTTCAGACCGATGGGTCGATTGTCGTCGCTGGGAACGGCAGCGGTGGAATGATCAACGGTGGCGATCGATGCGTGGTTGCTCGTTTTCTGGCTGGCGGTTCTCTGGACCAGGCATTCAATGAAACAGGGTTTGCCGTTTTCACTGATGAAGAGAAGACGTGTTATTACAAAAGCATGAGTGTGATGGAGGATGGACGAATCATTGCTTGTGGTTACCACGAACTTGATCCTTGGGATGGACTTGTGGTCGGGGGCTGGGTGATCTGCTATCTGGTTTGACACAGTGGAACGCTGAATTTCTGCCTCGGCCGCTTCCACCCTCGAGTGGAAGCGGCTTTTTGCTTTCTGGCTCACAGGGTCATAAGTACGGCTTGCAAGGATAGTCGAACTGGTATTTCTGACAGGTGGCGTCGCGAGAGGAAAGTGCTGGAATCGGAGCAGGAGTGAACATGACGTTTATTCCGGTTTTGCTTCGAGGGACTGGACATGAACACGCAGTTGAAACCTGAAAACGCAGGAACGCTTGATCCGGCTTTCGCCGATGCCGGGAAATTGCACTTTCCGAAAGATGGATTGCCTGATATCCAATCAGCAGCTGTATTGGCATTGCCTGACAAAAAAATTCTAGTTGGATTTTACCCGTTTGCATTATTCGGGCCGGCCACGGTTGCCTGCTTTCACGAAGACGGAACACTGAACACTGGATTCGGCGGGGGAAAGGGTTTTGTAGACATCGTCTTGGAAAACGCAACCATGGCGCATGTTGTCGGGCTCTACCTATTGCAAGACGGCGCGTGGATGTTGCAGGGCACTTATCAGCAAGAAGGCTACGTAGAGGGCATCGCGCTCGTGCGCTGTCACCCTGATGGCCAGCAAGATCAGTCCTACGGTGAAAAAGGTGTTCGTTACCTTCCTTTTGATCAAATGGACAAACCTGAATCGGGTGCAACCGGCAACGCGAAGTCAGCCTCGCGACATTGGAAAAGAGCCTTTGCTACGGGGGCGGCTGCGGGCTCCGGCAAGTCCATGGTTCAGCAATCCGACGGCAAAATGGTCGTGGCCTTCTATCTCTATAACGATGAGTCCGAAAAGTGGCGTGGCATCGTGCTGCGACTGAACGCGGACGGCACTCGCGACAAGACGTTCAACGATCACGGATTCGCACTGATCGACTTCGATAACAGTTCCAATCATGCCTTGGGTGTTGCCGTTCAGTCAGACGGGAAGATCCTTGTCTGTGGCCGATACCATGACGATACGCCGGGACTTCAGGGTGGCTATCTAGTGCGTTTGGATGCGTTCGGGCATATCGATAGCACCTTCAACGGCGGAGAGGTTTTCAAGCTGAAAACTCGCTGGGAGGAGTTCAACGCTGTATCGGTCAGAGAAAGCGATGGCCTCATTGTTGTCGCTGGTGCCGCTGCCCCGATGGGCGTCGTTCAAGGAGCGCTGGTCGTGTTGAACGCCAATGGCAGGCCCAACCTGGTTTTTAACAAAGGGAAGCCTTTGTACTCGCCATTGCTGGAGGCGGGTGTTCACTGGAAAAACTGCGTGGTTCAGACCGATGGGTCGATTGTCGTCGCTGGGAACGGCAGCGGTGGAATGATCAACGGTGGCGATCGATGCGTGGTTGCTCGTTTTCTGGCTGGCGGTTCTCTGGACCAGGCATTCAATGAAACAGGGTTTGCCGTTTTCACTGATGAAGAGAAGACGTGTTATTACAAAAGCATGAGTGTGATGGAGGATGGACGAATCATTGCTTGTGGTTACCACGAACTTGATCCTTGGGATGGACTTGTGGTCGGGGGCTGGGTGATCTGCTATCTGGTTTGACACAGTGGAACGCTGAATTTCTGCCTCGGCCGCTTCCACCTTCGGGTGGAAGCGGCTTTTTGCTTTCTGCGGGGCCAACAGCGAGAATCGCCGCCGGAAGTGGATTGGCCGCTTTTACCTCTCTTTAAGGATGAACACGTTGGACAAGAAGGAAATCAAACGCCAGTTGGTTGAGATGCTCGAAGCCGGGCGCTCGAAAACCGAAACGTTCAAAGCGTTGTCGGGCGGTGCGGTCAAAGATCGCGTGTTGGCGGCCTGGATCGGCGGGCGTCCGGATCCGGCCCTCAGAGCAAAGCATTCACTCAAAGTCACCCTGCTGGTTGTGTTGACCTGCATTCAGGCATTGATCGGCTCAGTCGTCGGTTTCTTCCTGTTCTATGACGCAAGCGCCGGTCTGGCACTGACCATGTTGCTGATCGCTGGTGGCATTCCGTTGTTGTTTGCATGGGGCTTCTACAAGAACGTGGCGGCGGCTTACACCGTTTACGTCCTCCTCACCATCAGTCAGGTTTCACGCCTGTTCAAGGGTTATGAGGAAGATCCGCTGTCGACCGTGATTGCCGTCGGCATCACCCTGGCCATTGTGTTCTACGCCGCGTGGATCAAATCCCTGCTGTTCCCGGACCTGGGTTTCATCGGCGCGAAGAAGATCAAAGGGCAGTTCGTCTTCTCCAACTGATCGTTGGACAATCCAATCGTTTTCACTGGCCTGGATCAATATTTACTGCGGCGAGATCGCCTAACGTAAATGATCCCGGCCTTTGCTGAGGTATGAACTACAGTGCTTCACGCGCACCTTGTTGCGCTGACGGAGTACGCGTCGACGCCCCAATCACAGCCACAATAAACGCGTCGACACGCTGTAGTGCAGCAAGGAGCTGACACCACCTCAACCGAACTTTCACGGATGAACATCGCAATGCACTGCCAAGAAAGAACCTTCGATATCCAGCCGTTGGCGCAGGCGGACATGACCGTCCACATCAACGGTCAAGCGGTCAGCGCCGCCATCGGCGAAACCGTCCTTAGCGTTATTCAATCACTCGGCGTACGCCAGATTGCCCGCAACGATCACGACCAGATTACCGGCGCCTATTGCGGCATGGGCGTGTGTCAGTGCTGCCTGGTGAAAATCAATGGCCGACACAAACGCCGTGCCTGCCAGACCGTGGTACGTGACGGCATGCGCATCGAAACCCAGGTCAACCGCATCACCGCGCAGGAGGTGGTTGTATGAGCCTGCAACCGGTGATCGTCGGCGGCGGCCCGGCGGGGATGGCAGCGGCCATCGAACTGGCGCGCCACGGCGTGCGCTGCACCTTGCTCGAAGAAGCTTCGCGCCTCGGCGGCGTGGTCTATCGCGGGCCGCTGCGAGATGGCGTGCAACTGGATTATCTCGGCCCGCGTTACTCCGAAGCACTGGGCAAATTGCACGGTGATTTTCAGGAGCAGGCCGGGTTGATCGACGTGCGCCTCAACCATCGCGTGGTCGGCGCCGAAGGCACCCGCGCCTTGGTGGTGCTGGATGGCGACGAGCAATTGCACGAGATCGAGTATCCGCAATTGCTCCTGGCTGCCGGTTGCCATGAACGCAGCGTGCCGTTTCCGGGCTGGACCTTGCCGGGGGTGATCATGCTCGGCGGTCTGCAACTGCAAATCAAAAGTGGTGTGGTCAAACCGCAGGGTCCGGTGATCATCGCCGGCACCGGGCCGTTGCTGCCGTTGGTGGCGACGCAACTGCATGCCGCAGGCGTCAGCGTCGCGGGCGTGTATGAGGCTTGCGCGTTCGGCAAGATTGCCCGCGAAAGTCTGGCGCTGCTGAACAAGCCGCAGCTGTTTCTCGACGGTTTGAGCATGCTCGCCTACCTGAAACTGCACGGCATCCCGATGAACTACGGTTGGGGCGTGGTCGAGGCGCACGGCGAGGGCGAACTGAAGAGCGTCAGCGTCGCGCCGTACTCGGCCACCTGGGAACCGGACATGAGCCGCGTCGAACGTTTCGAAGCCAAGACTCTGGCGGTCGGTTACGGTTTTATTCCGCGCACGCAACTGAGCCAGCAGATGGGCCTGGATCATGGCTTCAGTGACGACGGTTATCTGCGCGCCAACGCGAACGTCTGGCAGCAAAGCAACGAACCTCACGTGCATCTGGCCGGCGACATGGGCGGGATTCGCGGCGGTGAGGCGGCGATGCTCGCCGGCAAGATCGCCGCAACCTCGATTCTCCTGCAACGTGGTGTCCTCGAGGAGGAATTGGCGCGTGTGCGCCGCGACCGCTACTTGAGCAAACTCAAAGCCATCGTGCGTTTCCGCGCTGCCGTGGATCGCTACACCGAACGCGGCGTTGGCCAGACTGCATTGCCGGCCGCTGACACGGTGATCTGCCGTTGCGAGCACGCCACCCGAGCCGACATCGACCTGGCGCTGGAGCAGGGCGTGCAAGACATCGCCAGCCTGAAAATGCGCACCCGCGTGAGCATGGGCGATTGCCAGGGACGGATGTGCGTCGGCTACTGCAGCGACCGCCTGCGTCAAGCGACCGGACGCAAGGACGTCGGTTGGCTGCGCCCGCGTTTTCCGATTGATCCGATTCCTTTTTCCGCGTTCCAGTCCGTCGGCACGGAGGCCGCTGCCCATGAGTAAGTTCTATGACGTGGTCATTGCCGGTGGTGGTGTGATCGGGGCGTCCTGCGCCTATCAATTGTCCAAACGCAAAAACCTCAAGGTCGCGCTGATCGATGCCAAGCGCCCGGGCAACGCGACGCGTGCTTCGGCCGGTGGTTTGTGGG contains these protein-coding regions:
- a CDS encoding delta-60 repeat domain-containing protein encodes the protein MNTQLKPENAGTLDPAFADAGKLHFPKDGLPDIQSAAVLALPDKKILVGFYPFALFGPATVACFHEDGTLNTGFGGGKGFVDIVLENATMAHVVGLYLLQDGAWMLQGTYQQEGYVEGIALVRCHPDGQQDQSYGEKGVRYLPFDQMDKPESGATGNAKSASRHWKRAFATGAAAGSGKSMVQQSDGKMVVAFYLYNDESEKWRGIVLRLNADGTRDKTFNDHGFALIDFDNSSNHALGVAVQSDGKILVCGRYHDDTPGLQGGYLVRLDAFGHIDSTFNGGEVFKLKTRWEEFNAVSVRESDGLIVVAGAAAPMGVVQGALVVLNANGRPNLVFNKGKPLYSPLLEAGVHWKNCVVQTDGSIVVAGNGSGGMINGGDRCVVARFLAGGSLDQAFNETGFAVFTDEEKTCYYKSMSVMEDGRIIACGYHELDPWDGLVVGGWVICYLV
- a CDS encoding delta-60 repeat domain-containing protein encodes the protein MNTQLKPENAGTLDPAFADAGKLHFPKDGLPDIQSAAVLALPDKKILVGFYPFALFGPATVACFHEDGTLNTGFGGGKGFVDIVLENATMAHVVGLYLLQDGAWMLQGTYQQEGYVEGIALVRCHPDGQQDQSYGEKGVRYLPFDQMDKPESGATGNAKSASRHWKRAFATGAAAGSGKSMVQQSDGKMVVAFYLYNDESEKWRGIVLRLNADGTRDKTFNDHGFALIDFDNSSNHALGVAVQSDGKILVCGRYHDDTPGLQGGYLVRLDAFGHIDSTFNGGEVFKLKTRWEEFNAVSVRESDGLIVVAGAAAPMGVVQGALVVLNANGRPNLVFNKGKPLYSPLLEAGVHWKNCVVQTDGSIVVAGNGSGGMINGGDRCVVARFLAGGSLDQAFNETGFAVFTDEEKTCYYKSMSVMEDGRIIACGYHELDPWDGLVVGGWVICYLV
- a CDS encoding (2Fe-2S)-binding protein; this translates as MHCQERTFDIQPLAQADMTVHINGQAVSAAIGETVLSVIQSLGVRQIARNDHDQITGAYCGMGVCQCCLVKINGRHKRRACQTVVRDGMRIETQVNRITAQEVVV
- the hcnB gene encoding cyanide-forming glycine dehydrogenase subunit HcnB; this encodes MSLQPVIVGGGPAGMAAAIELARHGVRCTLLEEASRLGGVVYRGPLRDGVQLDYLGPRYSEALGKLHGDFQEQAGLIDVRLNHRVVGAEGTRALVVLDGDEQLHEIEYPQLLLAAGCHERSVPFPGWTLPGVIMLGGLQLQIKSGVVKPQGPVIIAGTGPLLPLVATQLHAAGVSVAGVYEACAFGKIARESLALLNKPQLFLDGLSMLAYLKLHGIPMNYGWGVVEAHGEGELKSVSVAPYSATWEPDMSRVERFEAKTLAVGYGFIPRTQLSQQMGLDHGFSDDGYLRANANVWQQSNEPHVHLAGDMGGIRGGEAAMLAGKIAATSILLQRGVLEEELARVRRDRYLSKLKAIVRFRAAVDRYTERGVGQTALPAADTVICRCEHATRADIDLALEQGVQDIASLKMRTRVSMGDCQGRMCVGYCSDRLRQATGRKDVGWLRPRFPIDPIPFSAFQSVGTEAAAHE